CCACCGGCCGTAGAAACCGCTTGCCTTTACCGCGGCCCGGGCTTTCCTGTTGAGGGTTGCGTCCGCGACGGCCAAATCACCGGCGGCCTTGAGATGGGCGTCAACGGCCTCGCGGGCGATCAGCAGATGCATTATTTCGGTGCTGCCCTCAAAGACCCGGTTGATTCGCAGGTCCCGCAGCTGCTGCTCGGCGCCAACGGCCCGCTCTCCCCGGGCGGCCAGGGAATCGGCGGTCTCAAAGCCGCGGCCGCCGCGAATCTGCACCAGTTCATCGCCCACCCGGTAAGCCATCTCTGATGCCCACAGCTTTGCCAGTGCGGCTTCGATCCGGATGTCCTTGGTTCCGGCGTCGGCCATGCTGGCCGACAGCTCAAAAACGCTCTCCAGCGCGAAGGCGGTGCCGGCGATAAAGGCCACCTTCTTCGCCACGGCCTCGTGCTGGCCGATTGGCCGCCCCCACTGTTCCCGGGTCCCGGTCCAGCCGCGGGCAATCTTCACCGACCATTTGGCGGACGCCGCACACAGGGCCGGAATGGAGAGGCGGCCCGTGTTCAGGGTGGTCAACGCGATCTTCAGGCCCTGGCCCTCCCGGCCCAGGCGGTTGGCCGCGGGGACCCGGACTCCGCGGAGGCGGGTCACCCCGTTTTCGATGCCGCGCAGGCCCATGAAATTATTCCGGTTCTCCACCGTGATCCCCGGAGAATCCATTTCCACCACAAAGGCGCTGATCCCGCCTTTTTCGGAACCGTGCGGCGGCACTGCGGCCATGACCACCACCAGTTCGGCAATGACGCCGTTGGTTGTCCACAGCTTGACCCCGTCCAGCACATATTCGCTGCCATCCTCGGACAGCACCGCCGTTGCGCGCATGCGGGCCGGGTCGGACCCGACGTCGGGCTCTGTCAGCAGGAAGGCGGAAACGGCGCCCGTGGCGCAGCGCGGCAGGTACTCTTCTTTTTGCTCCGCCGTCCCGAAGACCTTAACCGGCTCCGGAACGCCGATGGACAGGTGGGCCGACACCAGTGCGCCAAGGCTGGGATGCACCGACCCCAGAAGCATCAGGCCACGGCCGTAGGCGAGCAGGGACAGGCCAAGTCCGGCGTACTGCCGGGGAATCTTCATGCCAAAGACGCCCAGCTCGGTCAGGCCCCGGAGGTAGCCATCCGGAATGACACCGGTCCGCTCGATCAGCCGGCCGTCCAGGGTGGCGCAGTATGCGGCGAGCCGGTCCAGGAAGTCCCGCTCCCGGATTGCCGCTTCCGGATCCACAGGCTGCGGCCGGATGAGGTCCAGGTTGTATTTGCCCATGTAGATGCCCTTGGCAAAGCTGGGGCGCCGGTCTTCGCTGATGCGGGAGGCCTCGGCCAATGCGCGGGCGTCCTGGGCGGTGACCACCCGCTCCTTGACCTCCCGGACGCCGTCGTCGCCGGCGCTTCGGGCATCCTGCAGATCCTTTGTGCTCATGGCGGTTCCCCTCATCCGGGCTGCACCAGGCAGCCTTCGTTGGCTGTGCCGCCCCAGCCTACGCCCGGAGGGGACAGCCAGAAAGGGTTCCCCGGTGCTGTGCCGAAATCGGCTAGGCGCACCGCCCAAACAAGACCTCAATTCTTGACAACTGCCCCCCTTGTAGCGTTGGAATGGTAAGCACACTGATTATTTCCGATGCTAGTGGGGACCCAGACAAGGGGCGATGGATACAGGGAAGCAGGCAGATGCAGAACGAGGGGGATTGGGAAGCCGTCCGGTTACTGTCAACGGCCGCGCGGTTGGTGCGCCGTGAAGTGGACAACCGGTTGCGGGAAGTTGGCCTGACGCAGGAGCGCGTCACGGTGCTGCGGGTGCTGATGGCGGACGGGCCGTTGAAACGTGCCGAGCTGGCGCGCCGGCTGAGGGTTACGGCACAGACGCTGGGAACCTCGCTGGTGACAATGGCGCGCCAGGGGCTGGTGGCTGAGCTGCCGCCGGGGACTGACGGGTCGGCCCGCCGGATGGTGGGGATCTCCGACCATGGCCGCCGGATGCTGCTGCAGGCCGACGACATAGAGCGCGCCGGGTTCAGCGCTGACATCCGGCCCGAACTCCGCCGGGAGCTGATAAGCCTGATCAGGGAGCTGGAAGTGCACCGGGCAGGCGCATCTGCGTCGTTGTAGCGCCGAGCGCACCCGCCCGCCGGCCGGGGTAACGTGATGAGTGGATCCAGTAGGAACATCACGGCCCCGGGCCGGAAGAGGGTAAAACATGAGTGAAGGCATTCGAGTTGCTGCCGCGGAAGACATTGATGAAGGAACCGCGTTGAAGGTTGACGCCGAGGTGGCGGGCACTGCGGATGACATAGCGGTGTTCCACAGCGACGATGGAAGCTTTTATGCCCTGAACGACACCTGCACGCACGAGGAGGCGTCGCTGTCGGAGGGGTGGATCGAGGACGGTGAGGTGGAATGTCCCATCCACTCAGCCAGGTTCTGCCTCCGGACCGGAGAAGCGCTGTGTCTTCCTGCCCTGGTGAACGCGAAAGCACACCGGGTTGAGGTGCGCAGTGGAGAGGTGTACCTCTACCCGGGCGAAACGCCCGATTAGTCCGGCGTGCGGGCCCGCCCCCGCGGCCCGCAATGGGCTGTGAGCGGTAATACGCAAGACTGATGTTGCGTAATAGGGGCAAGGGTAGGATACCCTTACTTTTGTCCGGCTTCCCGGACACTGGTCAGCGTTGAAACTTACCTTCCCTTCAGTCAAGGAGCCCCCATGGCCCTGTTTCGGATGCGCCGCGCTGCGGCCGTTGCCGCCGTCGCCGTTTTGTCCCTCTCCGCATGCTCAACCGGTTCCGCCGGAGGAGAGGCCGATGCAGGCACCGGCTCCTCCGCCGCAGCTGATGCATTTCCGGTCACCATCGAGCATGCATACGGCGAAACGACCATCGAATCCGCTCCCGAGCGCGTAGCGGCCGTCGCCTGGGCAAACGCGGAAACAGCCCTTGCCCTCGGCGTTGTCCCGGTGGGCATGCCCACCATCGAATACGGCGGCAATGAGCAGGGCACAACTCCGTGGATCGATGATGCACTCGAAGAACTCGGTGCACCGATCGGTTCTGAAGGCGCCCCGGTCCAGTACTCGGAGGCAGACGGCATTGCCTACGACGACGTCGCGGCCACCAATCCCGACGTCATCCTGGCTGCCTTCTCCGGCCTGACCCAGGAGGACTACGACAAGCTCTCCAAGATCGCGCCGGTCGTGGCCTACCCGGAAGCCCAGTGGGGCACATCGTGGCAGGACACCGCCGCACTGACCGGCAAAGCCCTGGGCCTGTCCGACAAGGCTGACGAGTTGATCGCCGAGACAGAACAGTCCATTCAGGATGCTGCCGCGGATCACCCCGAGCTTGAAGGGAAAAGCTTCATTTACGGAAACCTTGCCCCGGCCGGTTCCTCCATCTACACGGCCCTGGACAACCGTCCGAAATTCCTCACCGAACTGGGCATGGTCCAGGCACCGATCGTGGATGAGAACGCCCCGGATGGTGAGTTCTACTACTCCTGGGCCAACGAAAACGCCAACCAGCTGGACTCCGATGTCTTTGTGACCTGGGTGCAGGATGACGAAGCTGCGGCTGCCCTCAGTTCGGATCCCCTGCTGGGCCAGATCCCCGCGGTCAAGAACGGCGGCCTGGTTGCCGACTCCAACGCAGAGCGCATCTTCTCCGTCTCCGCCATCAATGTCTTGAGCATCCCGTACGCCCTGGACAACGTGGTGCCGATGATCGCCGAAGCAGCAGCGGCGGCCGACGCAGGCAAGTAAACGCCAAGCAAATAGGTTCCCCAAGGGAGCACCTCCGAAGATAGTCGGGGGTGCTTCCTTTTGCGTTCGGCTGTTGCCGTTCTCACGTTCGCCGGGCTGCCGCCAATTGGACACGACCCCCGGGGCAACTGACACGATCGGATGTATGCAAGATCTGCTCAGTATTGCCTCCGACCTCAAACCAGTGTTCGCCGTTCTGCTCGCTGTGGGAGCAGCCCTGCTGCTCGCGCGGATTTTCCAGGAGTCCCTCGCCAGGATCTTCCGCCGGGTTCCACGGATCCGGGAGGCGATAGCTCAGGGCCGTAATCCCCTGCGGCTGGTGCTGTCCCTCATCGGCATCCGGATAGGCCTCGGCGCCACCGCCGCCGGCGCAGAGTGGTTTGGTCCGGTCAGCTACGTCCTCACGCTGGGACTGATCGCTTCGCTGGCCTGGCTGGCCGTCGTCGTCCTGCTCATCGTCGAGGTGATGCTGCTCAGCAAATACTCGACCGACAGCAAGGACAACCGCCGGATGCGCCGGCTGAAAACGCAGATCATGCTGGGCCGCCGGGTGGGCGTGGCCGTTATTGTCACCATCGGCGTGGCATTCGTTCTGCTCACCATCCCCGAAGTACAGGCGCTTGGTGCCGGTATCCTCGCCTCCGCCGGTCTGATTTCCATCGTCGCCGGTCTTGCCGTGCAGAGCAGTCTTACCAATGTTTTTGCAGGGGTCCAGCTGGCCTTCACTGACGCCATCCGGGTTGACGACGTTGTGGTCGTGGAGACCCAGTGGGGAACGATCGAGGAAAT
This genomic interval from Arthrobacter citreus contains the following:
- a CDS encoding acyl-CoA dehydrogenase family protein, whose translation is MSTKDLQDARSAGDDGVREVKERVVTAQDARALAEASRISEDRRPSFAKGIYMGKYNLDLIRPQPVDPEAAIRERDFLDRLAAYCATLDGRLIERTGVIPDGYLRGLTELGVFGMKIPRQYAGLGLSLLAYGRGLMLLGSVHPSLGALVSAHLSIGVPEPVKVFGTAEQKEEYLPRCATGAVSAFLLTEPDVGSDPARMRATAVLSEDGSEYVLDGVKLWTTNGVIAELVVVMAAVPPHGSEKGGISAFVVEMDSPGITVENRNNFMGLRGIENGVTRLRGVRVPAANRLGREGQGLKIALTTLNTGRLSIPALCAASAKWSVKIARGWTGTREQWGRPIGQHEAVAKKVAFIAGTAFALESVFELSASMADAGTKDIRIEAALAKLWASEMAYRVGDELVQIRGGRGFETADSLAARGERAVGAEQQLRDLRINRVFEGSTEIMHLLIAREAVDAHLKAAGDLAVADATLNRKARAAVKASGFYGRWLPTLAAGRGSVPTSYAEFGPLAGYLRYADRASRRLARSTFYGMARWQAGLEHHQVFLGRIVDIGAELFAMSAVCMRAETMRRKDPVEGAAAFELAAAFCAQSRVRTDTLFDDLWRNSDAEDRRLAKGVLAGRYTWLEEGVLDQSEGTGPWISEWANGPDAGENLHRRYR
- a CDS encoding MarR family transcriptional regulator — translated: MQNEGDWEAVRLLSTAARLVRREVDNRLREVGLTQERVTVLRVLMADGPLKRAELARRLRVTAQTLGTSLVTMARQGLVAELPPGTDGSARRMVGISDHGRRMLLQADDIERAGFSADIRPELRRELISLIRELEVHRAGASASL
- a CDS encoding bifunctional 3-phenylpropionate/cinnamic acid dioxygenase ferredoxin subunit, with the protein product MSEGIRVAAAEDIDEGTALKVDAEVAGTADDIAVFHSDDGSFYALNDTCTHEEASLSEGWIEDGEVECPIHSARFCLRTGEALCLPALVNAKAHRVEVRSGEVYLYPGETPD
- a CDS encoding iron-siderophore ABC transporter substrate-binding protein, whose product is MALFRMRRAAAVAAVAVLSLSACSTGSAGGEADAGTGSSAAADAFPVTIEHAYGETTIESAPERVAAVAWANAETALALGVVPVGMPTIEYGGNEQGTTPWIDDALEELGAPIGSEGAPVQYSEADGIAYDDVAATNPDVILAAFSGLTQEDYDKLSKIAPVVAYPEAQWGTSWQDTAALTGKALGLSDKADELIAETEQSIQDAAADHPELEGKSFIYGNLAPAGSSIYTALDNRPKFLTELGMVQAPIVDENAPDGEFYYSWANENANQLDSDVFVTWVQDDEAAAALSSDPLLGQIPAVKNGGLVADSNAERIFSVSAINVLSIPYALDNVVPMIAEAAAAADAGK
- a CDS encoding mechanosensitive ion channel family protein: MQDLLSIASDLKPVFAVLLAVGAALLLARIFQESLARIFRRVPRIREAIAQGRNPLRLVLSLIGIRIGLGATAAGAEWFGPVSYVLTLGLIASLAWLAVVVLLIVEVMLLSKYSTDSKDNRRMRRLKTQIMLGRRVGVAVIVTIGVAFVLLTIPEVQALGAGILASAGLISIVAGLAVQSSLTNVFAGVQLAFTDAIRVDDVVVVETQWGTIEEITMTYVVVHLWDDRRLILPSTYFTSTPFENWTRKQSAILGTVELDLDWRAPVGDLRAHLKETLAGTELWDGRTGVLQITDAVNSLVRVRILVSAEDSGALFDLRCLVREAMVTYLQEWHPGALPRQRWEEVHAKAPGVHKAPRSRAGGDPEDTSTSQFFTGSIEAIDRRHSFAGPGKQVFEEREENSVDD